The proteins below are encoded in one region of Effusibacillus dendaii:
- a CDS encoding MogA/MoaB family molybdenum cofactor biosynthesis protein: MSTEQHRKEAPKIVSCMVITVSDTRTKETDTSGQLIMQLLQENGYRVEDYRIVKDEYEMIRKLIAEGAESPNIEAILLNGGTGITDRDTTYKAVDSMLEKKMPGFGEIFRYLSFTEDIGPAAILSRAIAGVCKGTAVFSMPGSSGAVKLAMTRIIVPELGHVMREIYKDKK, encoded by the coding sequence ATGTCAACAGAACAGCATAGGAAAGAGGCTCCAAAAATAGTTTCCTGTATGGTAATTACGGTGAGCGATACGCGCACAAAGGAAACTGACACCAGCGGTCAACTGATCATGCAATTGTTACAAGAAAATGGGTATCGGGTAGAAGACTACCGCATTGTGAAAGATGAATACGAGATGATCCGGAAATTGATTGCGGAAGGAGCAGAATCTCCGAACATAGAAGCGATTCTGTTGAACGGAGGGACAGGAATTACCGATCGGGATACGACATATAAAGCTGTTGACTCCATGCTCGAAAAAAAGATGCCTGGTTTCGGAGAGATTTTCCGCTACCTAAGTTTTACTGAAGACATTGGACCAGCAGCCATTCTCAGTCGAGCAATTGCAGGCGTCTGTAAAGGTACTGCTGTTTTTTCCATGCCAGGTTCCAGCGGTGCCGTTAAACTGGCAATGACTCGCATCATTGTGCCTGAACTGGGGCATGTCATGAGAGAGATCTATAAAGACAAGAAGTAA
- a CDS encoding HU family DNA-binding protein → MNKGDLIATVAENTSLKKADAEKAVNAILDSISEAMQNGEKVQLIGFGTFETRQRAARSGRNPQTGKEISIPASQVPTFKPGAGLKDLVK, encoded by the coding sequence ATGAACAAAGGAGATTTGATTGCTACTGTTGCGGAAAATACATCCTTGAAGAAAGCGGATGCGGAGAAAGCGGTCAATGCAATTCTGGATTCAATCAGCGAAGCCATGCAAAACGGCGAGAAAGTGCAATTGATCGGATTTGGCACGTTTGAAACAAGACAGCGGGCGGCCCGATCAGGACGTAACCCACAGACAGGAAAGGAAATTTCAATTCCTGCGTCACAAGTACCGACTTTCAAGCCGGGAGCAGGTCTGAAAGATCTGGTTAAATAA